In Primulina eburnea isolate SZY01 chromosome 3, ASM2296580v1, whole genome shotgun sequence, one DNA window encodes the following:
- the LOC140827371 gene encoding uncharacterized protein has product MPLAVAFIQKSEPESWANALFRVNRWGVINNNIAECWNNWVKPARYLPVVSMVDHIRVEIMNMMNRRREGMVKELSPAKEKAIMRTYIESRTLSVHRSCGWKFEVFDGDKTCVVDLNEWTCSCRTWKIHMLPCKHACAAIESKSMSVYAFCDKFFKTNMYRQTYKGIINPIPTFDMYEFNGDEGYVINAPDVRSQPERRRTQRIPSQIQSRLSKFDKILLISTEKRQQWIQFWTCARGDTPVPVAALAV; this is encoded by the exons ATGCCACTTGCAGTAGCATTTATTCAGAAGTCTGAGCCTGAAAGCTGGGCTAATGCTTTGTTTCGTGTAAATCGTTGGGGTGTTATAAATAATAACATCGCTGAATGTTGGAATAATTGGGTTAAACCAGCTCGTTATCTCCCTGTTGTTTCTATGGTTGACCATATACGTGTAGAAATAATGAATATGATGAACCGACGACGCGAAGGAATGGTGAAAGAATTAAGCCCAGCAAAGGAGAAGGCTATTATGAGAACATACATTGAATCTCGCACCTTGAGCGTGCACCGTTCATGTGGTTGGaagtttgaagtatttgatgGTGATAAAACATGTGTTGTTGATTTGAATGAATGGACTTGTTCATGTAGAACCTGGAAGATACATATGCTTCCTTGCAAACATGCTTGTGCTgccatagaatcgaagtcaatgTCGGTATACGCCTTCTgtgataaatttttcaaaactaaTATGTATCGTCAAACATACAAGGGCATTATTAATCCCATACCGACATTTGACATGTATGAGTTTAATGGCGATGAAGGATATGTAATCAATGCTCCTGATGTGCGTAGTCAGCCAGAGCGTAGAAGGACTCAAAGAATACCATCCCAAATTCAATCACGTCTGTCAAAGT ttgataaaattttgctaatttCTACAGAAAAAAGACAACAGTGGATTCAATTTTGGACGTGCGCAAGAGGAGACACACCTGTTCCTGTGGCAGCATTGGCGGTGTAG